One window of Eisenibacter elegans DSM 3317 genomic DNA carries:
- a CDS encoding amidohydrolase, producing MSQNLTLALIQSDLYWHEPEANRAMFEEKIAQLPQGVEVIVLPEMFTTGFTMEATPNAEPMNLHTFKWMTQQAARSQAAVVGSYIVQEQGRFYNRMLWMQPDGGYQYYDKRHLFRMAQEHETFSAGQQPVVVEWRGWRILLQVCYDLRFPVFSRNRPELNYDLALYVANWPAARSNAWDILLQARAVENLAYVVGVNRIGTDGKGIDYCGNTALVDFKGERLCYHHHGEAASVHTLSKAALTAFRDKFPAHLDADRFELK from the coding sequence CACGAGCCCGAAGCCAACCGGGCGATGTTTGAAGAAAAAATAGCACAGCTGCCCCAAGGAGTAGAGGTAATCGTGTTGCCCGAGATGTTTACCACAGGCTTTACGATGGAGGCTACCCCCAACGCTGAGCCAATGAACTTGCACACCTTCAAGTGGATGACACAACAGGCCGCACGCAGCCAAGCCGCTGTAGTGGGGAGCTATATCGTACAAGAGCAGGGCCGCTTCTACAACCGGATGCTCTGGATGCAGCCCGACGGCGGCTACCAATACTACGACAAGCGCCACCTCTTCCGAATGGCGCAAGAACACGAAACGTTTAGCGCAGGGCAGCAGCCCGTAGTCGTTGAGTGGCGAGGGTGGCGCATCCTCCTACAAGTGTGCTATGACCTGCGCTTCCCTGTGTTTAGTCGCAACCGTCCGGAGCTCAACTACGACCTCGCGCTCTATGTGGCCAATTGGCCCGCCGCCCGCAGCAACGCTTGGGACATCTTGCTACAAGCCCGCGCCGTCGAAAATTTGGCTTACGTAGTCGGAGTAAACCGCATAGGTACTGACGGCAAGGGCATCGACTACTGCGGCAATACCGCCTTGGTAGACTTTAAAGGGGAGCGCCTCTGTTATCACCATCATGGAGAAGCAGCTTCTGTACACACACTTTCCAAAGCAGCCCTGACAGCATTCCGAGACAAATTCCCTGCCCACCTCGACGCAGATAGGTTTGAGCTAAAGTAG